Genomic DNA from Haloarcula marina:
GTAACACGGTGGGCGTCGTCGGCGACGCCGGTGTCGCCGAGGCGGTTCGGGACGCTGGCTACTCGGTCGTTCGGGGGACCCCTGAGGACGTGCCGACCGCCGACAGCGTCGTCGCTGTCGGAAGCGACGCGGTGCGTGCCGTCGCCACGGCCGACGGCGATTCGCTCGTCCTCCCGGTCGACGCTGGTCGGGGCGTCCGCTCCGTTTCTCGGGCGGCCGTCGGGGACGCCGTGGACGCGCTCGACGACGCGACGGTGGAACGACACCCCGTGCTGTCGGTCACGGTCGCCGGAGAGCCAACCGGCATGGCCGTGTGGGATGTGACGGTCGTCACGGCCGACGCCGCCCACATCTCGGAGTACGCCATCCAGACGCCGACCGACGCCGTGGGCAAGTTCCGGGCCGACGGCGTCACGGTCGCGACGCCCGCCGGGTCACCCGGCTACGCCCGCCGCATCGGCGGGCCGATTCTCGCACCGTCGGACGCCGTCGGCGTCGTCGCACCCGTCGCGCCGTTCGCGACCAGTCCCGACCACTGGGTCCTCCCGATCGACGCCCTCTCGCTGTCGGTCGAGCGCGACGAGGCCACCGTCGCGCTGTTCGTCGACGGGACGCGACGGGGAACTGTCGACTGCGGGGACGCAGTGTCGCTCGCGCTGTCCGGCACCGCGCGAGTCGCGGTCGTCGGTGCGAGCCGCTCGCGCTTCGACTGACCCCGCCCTGATTGGAAAGACACTAATGGCCCTCGGACGGAGACACGAATATGCAGCCATCCGTAACCCTCTTCGGGCCACTGGACACCATTATGGGGAGTACGGCTCCCGGGGACGTGCTCGTTATCGAGTATATCCTCTTCGTGCTGGTGGTTGCCAACTTCGGGACGCGCCTGTTGGCCCACAGACGACAGACTGCGCAGTACGCCGACGGCGGCGCGGACGAAATCAGTCGGCATCCGGCCCACCTCGCAAGTAACGTCTTGCTGGTCGTCACGTCGTTGTACTACATGACGCTCGCTCACCACGGCGGCATGGTCATGTCCGTTCTCGTCCTCGGGATGGTCATCACCGACTTCTTCGAGTTCGAGTCGCGAAAAGTCGAAGCCCGCAGTGACCTCGCGCTCGAACGCCCGAAGGGCGCGGTCACCGCGGCGATGGTCGTCCTGCTGTACGCGAGCTATCAGAGCCTTTTCTGGCTCATCAAGGCTCCGTGGCAGGCCATCGTCTGAAATCGTCACGTCTCCGTTTTCGGTAGTTTCCTCCGGACGAGCGGTGCCGCTGTTGCCCACAGCGACGTGTCGCTACACGTCACCGGCCCGAGTAGGGTAACCTGGCCGAACTCACGTACGTCGCCATCGTCACGCAGGCCGCCATATTCGTTTCTGTGCTACGGCAGTCCTGCCGCGGCTAACCGCGCTGGTGTGCTGTCGGACCGAAACCGTCGACCGGCGGCGGCGCTGCTCAGGGCTCGCTATCGTGAAAAGAGACGACTTACGCCGACCGCTCGTCGAGGTACTCGCGCAGTTCTTCGAGCAGCGGAATGAGGACCCAGAACGTCAGGGCCCCGAAGATGGCGAACCAGAAGAACACGTCCATCAGGGCCAGTGCGATGCTGTCGAACAGGGTGGGCTCCTCGACGGTCACCTCGCCGATGAGCTGTGCTCCCTCGAAGCTCGGTGTGCGGTACCAGCCCGCGATAGTCATCCAGCCGAGTCCGCCGACCATCAGCGCGCCGAACCCTTTGATGAACTCGTCAGCCATTATCTGAGTGTTCGTTAGCGTCGTCTTTAGACTTTCCCATCTCCTCGGTGCGAAATCGCGTCGAGAAGGCGTAGACGACGGTCCCCAACAGGATGAGGCCGACGCCGCCGATAGCCACCGGCACGTCTATCTCCGACGCTGGGGCGGAGGCGCGGTCGGTGGCGACGTCGACGAGGATGAACCCGCCGACGACGCTGAACACCGCGATGAGCGTCGAGAACACCGTGACCGTCTTGTAGACCCGTAGCGGCACGACCACGTCACGCGACCCCTCGGCGCTCCGCACGCCAGTGAGGTCCGGGTCGTCCTCCGTGGCGGATTGGTCCTCGGTCATTACCACCGCTAGGGCTGGGAGCTACTTTACTGCGGCGAGACGGGGACAATGCGTCGCCGCGCGTCGCTCGCGAACGGTAGTGTGTGGCGGGAAAACGGGTAGACGAACGCGTTACTTCGGCGGGCGGAGTCGGTAGTACCGGCGGTTGAGGTCGAACATGTAGCCCTCGCGCATCGTCTTCAGCACCGCGTAGGTGATGGTGCCCGCGACGATGGGGACGAGGAACGTCAGGTCGAACAGCAGGTGCGAGTCCATCGGGATGAGGTTCTTGATGGACAGCGCGGCGATGGTCAGGCTGAAGATGACGCCAGCCATCCCGACGGCGGCCCAGAAGGGCTGCTCGACGGGGCGGCGCGCCGACCCCTTGTTGAGGAAGGGGACGATAGCGACGAAGCCGACGACGACCACGTTCGCCAGCACGCCGTAGGTCCGGTCGGCCATCAGTTTCTGTCCGCCGAGGATGGACAGGTCCGGGTTCAGCGGCCCGAGTTTGAGCAGGCCGAACGACCAGTAGAGGTACCAGTCGGGCAGGATGATGGCGGGGGTCACGCCGGAGTTCGCCGCGTTGGGCATCTCCGGCGGGAGCGCCGCCGAGAGGAACAGAATCATGCCGACGAAGAAACTCGTCAGCGCGAGGTTCCGAATCATCTCGTGGGGCCACGCCGGGAACGCCAGCACGTCGCGTTCGACGTAGTCGGACTCCTGTCGGAGGTCCTGGTCCTCGCGGCGGGCACGCTCGAAGTACTCGTAGGTGAGCCGCGAGAGGCCCTGCGACCGCTGTTTGCGCTCGGACCACGTGGGGGTCTCGTCGTCAGGCGCGACGATGCCACCGCCCGAGCCGTCTGTGCGAACGTCGTCGTTGGTTTCGTTGTCGCTCATTGTATCAGTGTGGTTCCGCGATGCCCTGCATCCAGACGATGCCGATGTGGACGGCGATGAGCGCCGTCGTGATGAACGGCAGGAAGAACACGTGCAGGATGTACATCCGTTGCAGCGTGGACTGCGAGAGTGTGAACCCGCCGAACATCAGTTGTGCCACCCATTCGCCGATGAGCGGGATGGAAAGCGACATCTCGACGCCTATCTGTCCGGCCCAGAACGATAGCTGGCTCCACGGGAGCAGGTAACCGGTGTACCCGAACACCAGCGTCAGGGAGATGAGGATGATGCCGATGAGCCAGTTGAGTTCGCGGGGCTCCTTGTACGCGCCCGTGAAGTAGACGCGGAGCATGTGGAGGAACACCGCCGCGACCATGACCTGCGCGGCCCAGCGGTGGACCGACCGCAGGAAGTAGCCGAGGTTCAACTGGCCCATGATGAGCAGCACCGAGTCGTACGCGACGGTCGGCGACCCGTCGGCGGCGGCCGCCGCGGGCGCGTAGTAGAAGCCGAGTAGCGCGCCGGAGATGGCGGCCACGACGTACGCGATGGTCGAGAACGACCCGAGCGCGTACAGCGGGTACCAGTACCAGAACTTGTTGTCGAGGTTGTACTGCTCGGTGTGGCTCTTCGGCATCTGCATGTTGACCTTGTAGTAGAGGTCCTCGAGGATTTCGAGGTAGTCAACGACGCGCAGGCGCTTATCGAGCCAGATGAGCGCGGTCAGATAAATCGATTCGAGCGGCGATAGCTCGCGCGATTCCATCCAGCCTTTGTGGTCGTGTTCGTCTTTGCGTTCGAGACTCATTGTCTATGCCTGTGGGGGGCGTGGCAGTGCCACGAACTGTTTCTGGACGGGACTGAACGGGTTGTACACGGATTGGTGGCACTGACAGTAAATTCTGTCCTCTGCGCCGAAGTTCACGCTCCCCTCCTGCGTCTTGAAGCCCGGGACACAGCAGAAGTGCGTACACTTGTTCAGCCACGCGATGAACCCGTCTTGGGTCGCTTCCGAGATGAAGTTCTGGATGTTGTTGGGCAGGTCACCGTACTGGCCCTCCCCGTTTGCCATCTTCTCGATTTCGACGGATCGGAGAATCTGTATCGGAACGCCACTGTCCTCGTCGCCCGCGCGCCAGTTGGCGCTCGCGGGTTTCCCGAGGCCGGACCGTCCGATACCGTTGCCCCACTCTTGGTAGTCGTCGAACATGTCGACGGTGAGCGGTGCGCCTCGCTCCACCTCTCCCTGCCACGCGAACGACCCCGGACTGTTCAGGAACGTGTTCGTTCGCTCGGCCTGCGGGTAGATACCGGGCGAACTCTGAATACCGCAGTACTGGAACCACGCGGAGGAGTAGTCGATTCCGCTGCCGCCGAAGTCCGGCGCGATTGCGACGCCCGCTTCGGGGTCGAACTCCGGCCAGAGGCCGGATATCTCGCCGCCGTTGATTTCGATGGGGATGATGGGCATCCCACGCGGTGCTGGACCGTCGGTGTTCTCGACGCCGACGAACGTAGTCGTCCCGCCGCCTTCTCCGGCGGCGTCAGTCGTTGCGTCGACGGCCGCGGCACCGCCGACTCCGACGCTGGAGAGCGCGGCGCTGCCGACGACTCCCTTTACGAAGCGCCGACGACCTGTCTCGGCTGGATACTTGTCTTCGTCTAGTGGCATATTACTTCTTGTAGTAGGGGTAGACTGCGCGTTTGATCGTGTCGACCAACTGTTCCTCGTCGGCGAGAGAGGCCCCGTCGACGTCCTCCTGCCGGATGTAGAGGTCCTCCCACTTGCGACGGCGCTTCTTGACGATCATCACGTCCGGGAGGAACTCCTTGCGGTACAGCAGCATGATGAACGCCAAGTCGAGGAAGATGACGGTCAGGACGCCGCCGAGGAACATGTTGGCCTCGATGAGTCGAACCGTCAGCGTCGTCCCGATACCGGACGCCCATCCGGTGAGCATCCCGTAGGTGAACAGGCCGACGAGGGCGACCTGAATGACCGTCAGCAGGACGATACCCATCGCGGCGGCCGTGCTCTCGCGCGGCGGTTCGTACCGGTGGATGTCGCCGTAGGTGGAGCCTTCGGACGCCATCAGTTGTTCCCTCCGCTAGTGTGGGGCGATTCGCCGTACTTCAGTTGGAAGAACGTGAAGACGAGGGGGATGACCACCGCAAGCCCCGCGCCGAAGCCGACGTAGTGGGGCTGAATCGGGACGCCCGCGTAGTGGGGGTCCACCTCTTGCGGTCCGCCGCCACCGATTGTCTGGGTGGCGTAGTCCTCGCCGACGACGATTGCGCCCTTCATCTGGAGACCCTCGTGGGGGGCACAGAAGTACGTGTAGACGCCGTCCTCCTCGAAGGTGTGCTCGTAGTTGACGCCAGCGTTCGCGACTGCGCTACCCGAATCGATCGGGCCATCGCCGGTCGATTTGACGTTGTGGCCGCCGCCCTCGCCGGTCCACTCCCACTGGACAGTCGCGCCGTTGTCGACGTGGACGGCCGCGGGGCCGAATCCGTAGGCGCCGCCGTTCGCGTTGACACCGACTTCGACCGTCACGGTGTCCTGTCCGGTGGCGTCGACAGTGCTCGTCGGGCCGCCGAAGTTCCCGACTTGATCGAGATAGCCGCCGTAGTCCGGTGCAGTTTCGCCGCCGCCGCCGCCCTCTTCCTGGGCAGCGGTTGTCCCGGCGGCTCCGAGGGTGGCCGCAGCACCTGCGGCACCTCCTGCGGTCCGGACGAACTCCCGCCTGTTCATATACGTCCCGAAGTCAGGACTGTGTTTGTATAAACCCACCGGATACCGCCCGCAGGCACCGTCACGCACCGACTTCGTCGGTTTCGTTGGTCTCCGTCTCGTGCCCTCCGTTCTGGGGGTCGAGTTCGGGGACGAAGTCGGGCCGTTCGCCGTCTTCCAGGCCGACAGCGCGGAGTCGGTCCCGGTACTCCTCGGCGCGGAATTTATCGGAGAGGCGGGCGTTCGCGACGGTGAAAAAGAGCACCAGCGCGATGCCGACGAACGCGAGTCCGGCGACGAACAGCGCCACGATGTTGACTCCGGGACCGCCGACGACGCCCGCGACGGCCAGGACGCCGCCACCCAACAGCGCGAGGCCAGCGAGCAGTTGCGCGCCCGCGATGACCTGCAACATCCGGTTGCCGAGTTCGCCGCCGCCCTCCGGGACCTCGTCCGGTTCCGGGAGCGGGTTGTCGGGTACGCTCTCGGGCACGTCGTAGGAGTCCATCGAGCACAGCGCCACCGTCGGCTTCACGTCCCGGAGGACGGTGCCCTCGCCCTCCACGCTTCCGTCGGGGCGGACGATGGCGTATCCCTCGTCGGAGTATGCGAGGACGTGCGGCGGCGTGTGGTGGCGTTCGATGCGGGCGAACACGTCCCGACTGGACACCCGATTTCGGAGGTCCTTCGTGACCCGGTCCAGCAACTCGTCGCCGGTAATCCACGTGTCGGCGTCGAAGGCCGCGTCCCACTCCTCGGGAGTCATCTCGGCCATGTCCGTCGGCCCGAAGTTGTCGAAGTCGTACTTCTCCTCGACTTGTTCGCGGAGCGCCGCGACGGACTGCTCGTCGGCGTCACCATCGCCGTCGACTGTCTGGTCGGCCAGCGTCTCCGTCGCGTCGGTGTCCTGCTGTTCCTCAGACGGGTCGGCCATTGTCGGAGATACGGTTGGGGTACCGAAAAACGTGTCGTGACCGACCGTCGCCGCCCACTGCACACGAGGGCGACGGATACCGCTCGCAACGCGGCGTTCGGACAGGTTTTACCGCTCGCTCGCTAACGCCCGCTCATGGTGTCCGAGAGCGTCGTCGCGAGCGTCGCGCTGGTGTCGGTGACACTCAGTTTCCCGTGTTTCGTCTACGGCGCGTACTACATCATCGAGACGGAACCGGTCACGTGGGACGTGTTGGTGCACCACCTGAAGTTCGTGGTGACCGGCCTCGCGCTGACGACGGTTCCGATGGTGTTCTGGATGGCCCCGCGACTCCCGGACCAACTGGGCGGCCTGTCGGCGGTCCACGCGTACCTCGGTCTGCAAGCGTACGCGCTGTTGCTGTTCGGCGGGACCGGCATCGTCCGCATCTTTCGGGCCAAGCGCGAACACGACCTGTACAACGACTACGACGAGGACCTCTTGCTCGACGAAATCGGCGGCGAGCAGATGAGCCACTGGCGCTCCCGCCTCCGCATCGGCGTCTTCGGCTACGTCATCTTCTGGATGCTCGCGTACGTCGTCGGCGCGGCGCGCTACGTCCTCCGTTACCTCGTCTGAACGGCGGGACCCGGTTATCCACGACTCGATAATTCAAACAGATTGACAATAGTCGGTGGCGTACATCCGGTCGTCGACACATGTACGACCGAATCCTCTTTCCGACGGACGGCAGCCCCGGCGCGGAAGCGGCCCTCGACCAGACTATCGAACTGGCGTCGCTGTGCGATGCGACGGTCCACGTCCTCTACGTCGCCGACAGCGAAAACGAGGCGTCGCATCTGGTGATGTCCGACGACGACACCGGCTTTTCCGGGATGGTGAAGCCCGACGATGTCGAACGCGAGTCGGGAATGACCGAGAAGGGACGCGGCGGGATGCAACGGCTGGAGGCGGCTGGCGAGGAACTCGTCGAGGCCGCCGCCGCGGCGTTCGCCGACCGCGAAATCGAGACGGTCACGGAGGTCCGTCGCGGGAACCCCTACCGGACCATCCTCGACTACGCCGAGGAGGCCGACGCCGACCTCATCGTGATGCCGACGCACGGGCGACGCGGTATCGACCGCTTCCTGCTGGGAAGCGTCACCGAGAAGGTGGTCCGAACGGCCGAGATACCGGTCCTGACGGTCCGTCTCGGCGACGACGAACAGGCGTAGTTACGCCCACGCCTCGCCGGAGGCGAGGTCGGTGTCGCTGTCGCCTTTCTCCGACGGGCAGATGTCCGCGAGCACGCACGCTTCGCAGTCGGCCGAGCGCGCGCCACACACCGCGCGGCCGTGATCGATGAGCAGGTGGGTGAACTGCTGCCACTCGTCTTCGGGAACCACGTCGAGGAGGTCCTGTTCGATGGCTTCGGGCCGCTCCTCGTCGGTCAGACCCAGACGGCGTGAGAGTCGCTGGACGTGTGTGTCGACGACGATGCCCTCCACGATGTCGTGGCCGTGTTGCAGGACGACGTTGGCGGTCTTTCGGCCGACGCCGGGGAGGTCGGTCAGCGCCGTCATCGTGTCGGGGACTTCGCCGTCGTGTTCTTCGACGATTTTCTCGCCGATACCCTTGAGGTAGCCGCCCTTGTTGTTGTGGAACGTGATGCCGTAGATGTCCTCGGCGAGTTGCTCCTCGCTCGCCTCAGCGTAGTCCTCCGGAGACCGGTACTTCTCGAAGAGGTCTGCAGTCACTTCGTTCACTCGCTCGTCGGTGCACTGCGCCGAGAGGACGACGGCGACGAGCAGTTCGAGCC
This window encodes:
- the nth gene encoding endonuclease III; the encoded protein is MGTPLDSREAQATEVVDRLHEEYPDSTISLNYANRLELLVAVVLSAQCTDERVNEVTADLFEKYRSPEDYAEASEEQLAEDIYGITFHNNKGGYLKGIGEKIVEEHDGEVPDTMTALTDLPGVGRKTANVVLQHGHDIVEGIVVDTHVQRLSRRLGLTDEERPEAIEQDLLDVVPEDEWQQFTHLLIDHGRAVCGARSADCEACVLADICPSEKGDSDTDLASGEAWA
- a CDS encoding DUF7313 family protein, translating into MQPSVTLFGPLDTIMGSTAPGDVLVIEYILFVLVVANFGTRLLAHRRQTAQYADGGADEISRHPAHLASNVLLVVTSLYYMTLAHHGGMVMSVLVLGMVITDFFEFESRKVEARSDLALERPKGAVTAAMVVLLYASYQSLFWLIKAPWQAIV
- a CDS encoding DUF7321 family protein, which encodes MVSESVVASVALVSVTLSFPCFVYGAYYIIETEPVTWDVLVHHLKFVVTGLALTTVPMVFWMAPRLPDQLGGLSAVHAYLGLQAYALLLFGGTGIVRIFRAKREHDLYNDYDEDLLLDEIGGEQMSHWRSRLRIGVFGYVIFWMLAYVVGAARYVLRYLV
- a CDS encoding cytochrome bc complex cytochrome b subunit, with product MSDNETNDDVRTDGSGGGIVAPDDETPTWSERKQRSQGLSRLTYEYFERARREDQDLRQESDYVERDVLAFPAWPHEMIRNLALTSFFVGMILFLSAALPPEMPNAANSGVTPAIILPDWYLYWSFGLLKLGPLNPDLSILGGQKLMADRTYGVLANVVVVGFVAIVPFLNKGSARRPVEQPFWAAVGMAGVIFSLTIAALSIKNLIPMDSHLLFDLTFLVPIVAGTITYAVLKTMREGYMFDLNRRYYRLRPPK
- a CDS encoding DUF7319 domain-containing protein yields the protein MADPSEEQQDTDATETLADQTVDGDGDADEQSVAALREQVEEKYDFDNFGPTDMAEMTPEEWDAAFDADTWITGDELLDRVTKDLRNRVSSRDVFARIERHHTPPHVLAYSDEGYAIVRPDGSVEGEGTVLRDVKPTVALCSMDSYDVPESVPDNPLPEPDEVPEGGGELGNRMLQVIAGAQLLAGLALLGGGVLAVAGVVGGPGVNIVALFVAGLAFVGIALVLFFTVANARLSDKFRAEEYRDRLRAVGLEDGERPDFVPELDPQNGGHETETNETDEVGA
- a CDS encoding DUF7318 family protein; amino-acid sequence: MASEGSTYGDIHRYEPPRESTAAAMGIVLLTVIQVALVGLFTYGMLTGWASGIGTTLTVRLIEANMFLGGVLTVIFLDLAFIMLLYRKEFLPDVMIVKKRRRKWEDLYIRQEDVDGASLADEEQLVDTIKRAVYPYYKK
- a CDS encoding halocyanin domain-containing protein — encoded protein: MNRREFVRTAGGAAGAAATLGAAGTTAAQEEGGGGGETAPDYGGYLDQVGNFGGPTSTVDATGQDTVTVEVGVNANGGAYGFGPAAVHVDNGATVQWEWTGEGGGHNVKSTGDGPIDSGSAVANAGVNYEHTFEEDGVYTYFCAPHEGLQMKGAIVVGEDYATQTIGGGGPQEVDPHYAGVPIQPHYVGFGAGLAVVIPLVFTFFQLKYGESPHTSGGNN
- a CDS encoding ATP-NAD kinase, which translates into the protein MSNTVGVVGDAGVAEAVRDAGYSVVRGTPEDVPTADSVVAVGSDAVRAVATADGDSLVLPVDAGRGVRSVSRAAVGDAVDALDDATVERHPVLSVTVAGEPTGMAVWDVTVVTADAAHISEYAIQTPTDAVGKFRADGVTVATPAGSPGYARRIGGPILAPSDAVGVVAPVAPFATSPDHWVLPIDALSLSVERDEATVALFVDGTRRGTVDCGDAVSLALSGTARVAVVGASRSRFD
- a CDS encoding universal stress protein; this translates as MYDRILFPTDGSPGAEAALDQTIELASLCDATVHVLYVADSENEASHLVMSDDDTGFSGMVKPDDVERESGMTEKGRGGMQRLEAAGEELVEAAAAAFADREIETVTEVRRGNPYRTILDYAEEADADLIVMPTHGRRGIDRFLLGSVTEKVVRTAEIPVLTVRLGDDEQA
- a CDS encoding DUF7314 family protein, with protein sequence MADEFIKGFGALMVGGLGWMTIAGWYRTPSFEGAQLIGEVTVEEPTLFDSIALALMDVFFWFAIFGALTFWVLIPLLEELREYLDERSA
- a CDS encoding ubiquinol-cytochrome c reductase iron-sulfur subunit: MPLDEDKYPAETGRRRFVKGVVGSAALSSVGVGGAAAVDATTDAAGEGGGTTTFVGVENTDGPAPRGMPIIPIEINGGEISGLWPEFDPEAGVAIAPDFGGSGIDYSSAWFQYCGIQSSPGIYPQAERTNTFLNSPGSFAWQGEVERGAPLTVDMFDDYQEWGNGIGRSGLGKPASANWRAGDEDSGVPIQILRSVEIEKMANGEGQYGDLPNNIQNFISEATQDGFIAWLNKCTHFCCVPGFKTQEGSVNFGAEDRIYCQCHQSVYNPFSPVQKQFVALPRPPQA
- a CDS encoding DUF7315 family membrane protein; this encodes MTEDQSATEDDPDLTGVRSAEGSRDVVVPLRVYKTVTVFSTLIAVFSVVGGFILVDVATDRASAPASEIDVPVAIGGVGLILLGTVVYAFSTRFRTEEMGKSKDDANEHSDNG
- a CDS encoding cytochrome b, producing the protein MSLERKDEHDHKGWMESRELSPLESIYLTALIWLDKRLRVVDYLEILEDLYYKVNMQMPKSHTEQYNLDNKFWYWYPLYALGSFSTIAYVVAAISGALLGFYYAPAAAAADGSPTVAYDSVLLIMGQLNLGYFLRSVHRWAAQVMVAAVFLHMLRVYFTGAYKEPRELNWLIGIILISLTLVFGYTGYLLPWSQLSFWAGQIGVEMSLSIPLIGEWVAQLMFGGFTLSQSTLQRMYILHVFFLPFITTALIAVHIGIVWMQGIAEPH